One window of Chitinophagaceae bacterium genomic DNA carries:
- the miaB gene encoding tRNA (N6-isopentenyl adenosine(37)-C2)-methylthiotransferase MiaB: MPEERQGEALKSLETKEHSELNGKKFYIESYGCQMNFSDSEIVASILAESGFSLSETHENADLIFINTCAIRENAEQRVRNRLKQFEVLKKNKPGTLIGVLGCMAERLKDKLLEQEKLVDMVIGPDAYRKLPELIEEAETGQKAVNVLLSREETYAEISPVRLSSNGISAFISIMRGCDNMCSFCVVPFTRGRERSRDPYSIEQEAKDLFDRGYREVTLLGQNVDSYTHKDENGNILFTFANLLELVAKVHPDLRVRFSTSHPKDMTNEVLETMAKYKNICNYIHLPVQSGNSRVLEMMNRTYDREWYLERVDAIKRIVPDCGISTDVICGFCSETEEEHRDTLSIMEFVKYDFAYMFFYSERPGTLAARRYKDDVPEEVKKRRLQEVISLQRRLSLISNENDIGKTFEVLVESVSKRSDEHVQGRNSQNKVIIFPKENYKPGDYVMVKVEECTSATLLGKAV; the protein is encoded by the coding sequence ATGCCGGAAGAAAGGCAAGGGGAAGCTTTAAAGAGCTTGGAAACGAAAGAGCATTCCGAATTAAACGGAAAAAAATTTTATATTGAAAGCTACGGTTGTCAGATGAATTTCAGTGACAGCGAGATTGTCGCTTCAATTTTAGCGGAATCAGGTTTTTCACTTTCAGAAACGCATGAAAATGCAGATCTTATTTTTATTAACACCTGTGCTATCAGAGAAAATGCAGAACAAAGAGTAAGAAATAGGCTTAAACAGTTTGAAGTACTGAAAAAAAATAAGCCGGGTACCCTGATTGGAGTACTGGGTTGTATGGCTGAAAGGTTAAAAGACAAGTTGCTGGAACAGGAGAAACTTGTAGATATGGTTATAGGTCCGGATGCTTACCGAAAGCTACCGGAATTAATTGAAGAAGCCGAGACCGGCCAAAAAGCAGTAAATGTACTTTTATCCAGAGAGGAGACCTATGCTGAAATTAGTCCGGTAAGACTATCCAGCAATGGAATTTCAGCTTTTATATCTATCATGAGAGGCTGTGACAATATGTGCTCGTTCTGTGTAGTCCCTTTTACCCGAGGACGCGAAAGAAGCAGAGACCCCTACTCTATCGAACAAGAAGCTAAAGATTTGTTTGACAGAGGCTACAGAGAAGTCACTTTATTAGGCCAAAATGTTGATTCATACACACATAAAGATGAAAACGGAAATATTTTATTCACCTTTGCAAATTTGCTGGAATTAGTAGCAAAAGTACATCCTGATTTAAGGGTTCGTTTTTCTACATCCCACCCTAAAGACATGACCAATGAAGTTTTGGAGACCATGGCTAAGTATAAAAATATTTGCAACTATATTCATCTTCCTGTCCAATCCGGCAATTCCAGAGTTTTAGAAATGATGAATAGAACCTACGACAGAGAGTGGTATCTTGAAAGAGTTGATGCTATTAAAAGAATTGTACCGGACTGCGGCATATCAACTGATGTTATATGTGGATTTTGTTCTGAAACAGAAGAAGAGCATAGAGATACATTAAGCATAATGGAGTTTGTAAAATATGATTTTGCATACATGTTTTTTTACTCCGAAAGACCGGGAACCCTTGCAGCCAGGAGATACAAGGATGATGTACCGGAAGAAGTTAAAAAAAGAAGATTACAAGAGGTGATTTCATTACAGCGCAGACTATCATTAATTAGTAATGAAAATGATATAGGTAAAACATTTGAAGTTTTAGTGGAAAGTGTTTCTAAAAGATCTGATGAACACGTTCAGGGGCGAAACAGCCAGAATAAAGTTATCATTTTCCCTAAGGAAAACTACAAACCGGGTGATTATGTAATGGTTAAGGTAGAAGAGTGTACTTCAGCGACTTTGCTGGGCAAGGCTGTTTAA
- a CDS encoding sigma-54-dependent Fis family transcriptional regulator, with protein MDIQSVKQRFGIIGNNPALNNALSTAIRVANTDLSVLITGESGVGKEVFSKILHQLSARKHNPFIAVNCGAIPEGTIDSELFGHEKGSFTGAHDSRKGYFEQVNNGTIFLDEIGEMPIATQSRLLRVLESGEFMKVGSSKTIKTDVRVIAATNVNLWDAIQKGKFREDLFYRLNTVPINVPALKERKEDIPLLFRKFVVDFAERNHTEIIKLNPEAVNLLQSYPWPGNIRELKNLAEQLTILSPEKNISPEILKQFLPKENLNRLPAVYQSEYGNKNDFSERELLYKLFFDLKKDINDIKQYLFQFNNDSYLSDSDNKINKEEEYPSYIKDEVSKNDFKPSPIPLEDKRKEEYETEGTDTHETIDATLSIAEMEKDMIEKALKINKGKRKRAAEDLGISERTLYRKIKEYNLNNI; from the coding sequence ATGGATATTCAATCCGTTAAACAAAGGTTTGGGATAATTGGGAATAATCCGGCATTAAACAATGCTTTGTCAACAGCCATTCGTGTAGCCAACACTGATTTAAGTGTGTTAATTACCGGTGAAAGTGGTGTGGGAAAAGAAGTTTTTAGCAAAATTTTACATCAGCTAAGTGCCCGAAAACATAATCCATTTATAGCTGTAAATTGCGGAGCTATTCCGGAGGGAACCATAGATTCTGAATTATTTGGTCATGAAAAAGGTTCTTTTACCGGTGCGCACGACTCCAGAAAAGGCTATTTTGAACAGGTAAACAATGGCACTATTTTTCTTGATGAAATCGGAGAAATGCCTATAGCTACTCAATCCAGACTACTCCGGGTTTTAGAGTCGGGAGAATTTATGAAAGTTGGTTCATCAAAAACAATTAAAACAGATGTACGTGTAATTGCTGCAACAAATGTCAACCTATGGGATGCCATTCAAAAGGGGAAATTTAGAGAAGACCTTTTTTACAGACTAAATACCGTACCCATTAATGTTCCTGCTCTAAAAGAAAGAAAGGAGGATATTCCCCTTCTTTTCAGAAAGTTTGTAGTGGACTTTGCAGAAAGAAATCACACCGAAATAATTAAACTAAATCCGGAAGCTGTAAATTTATTACAAAGCTATCCTTGGCCCGGAAATATTCGGGAATTAAAAAACCTTGCAGAGCAGCTTACCATACTTTCTCCAGAGAAAAACATCTCTCCCGAAATTCTAAAACAATTTCTACCAAAAGAAAATTTAAACCGCTTACCGGCCGTTTATCAATCAGAATATGGAAACAAAAATGACTTTTCGGAAAGAGAGTTACTATATAAACTTTTCTTTGATTTAAAAAAAGACATCAACGACATTAAGCAATATCTTTTTCAGTTCAATAATGACAGTTATCTTTCAGATTCGGATAATAAAATTAATAAAGAAGAAGAATATCCTTCATATATCAAAGATGAAGTTTCAAAAAATGATTTTAAACCTTCGCCTATCCCATTAGAAGATAAAAGAAAAGAAGAATACGAAACTGAAGGCACTGACACCCACGAAACTATAGACGCGACACTTTCCATTGCTGAAATGGAAAAAGATATGATTGAAAAAGCATTAAAGATTAATAAAGGTAAACGAAAAAGGGCTGCTGAAGACTTAGGTATTTCTGAGAGAACACTTTACAGAAAAATTAAAGAGTATAACCTAAACAATATTTAA
- a CDS encoding T9SS C-terminal target domain-containing protein, with product MKAIYIVFFLFFIHIICKAGAVLTFEIPSCEVINDVKNTENLKLEIYPNPSNGIIQIFLNKQFSGLVNIEIFNITGQKVFNQEYNFTSDNNSLILDVKVLITGVYFLTVNHKDLTVNQKLIIR from the coding sequence ATGAAAGCTATATACATTGTATTCTTTTTGTTTTTTATTCATATTATCTGTAAAGCAGGTGCAGTATTAACATTTGAGATACCATCTTGTGAAGTAATAAATGATGTGAAAAATACTGAAAATTTGAAGCTAGAGATTTACCCCAACCCTTCTAATGGGATTATTCAAATTTTTCTGAACAAGCAATTTTCCGGATTAGTAAACATTGAAATATTCAATATTACCGGTCAAAAGGTTTTTAATCAAGAATACAATTTCACTTCAGATAATAATTCATTAATTCTTGATGTAAAAGTATTAATAACAGGAGTTTATTTTTTGACAGTTAATCATAAAGATTTAACAGTTAATCAAAAATTAATAATTAGATAA
- a CDS encoding DUF1566 domain-containing protein, which translates to MKKVTNLTALFILISLFRFSVHAETIICSGTTLTLEGINFINGDLQWQSSPDSIIWSDINGADQLTASVAPMNNIYYRLKITDPLCEPAEFYTNTKYVMVADAPDIPVLENTITWEDSIFWSWSIDSNVSSYFYSFVNNIDSAVNIGTDTSFLYSGLECDENYTVYLWAQNDCGFSDVLTLSASTESCPPFQCEIGKAGPAGGIVFYCDQNGGGLEVASSDWNDQANPNTPVDPNAPWGCSGVSIATGEAFGTGQSNTTMIVNACMEPNIAARWCNDYILIENGNVFNDWYLPSRDELTLIFNNIGGSTNQGGFRNVTYWSSSQRTANQAYGRNLITGAETTFGTAKTGMMGVRAIRAF; encoded by the coding sequence ATGAAAAAAGTAACAAACTTAACTGCATTATTTATTTTAATTTCATTGTTTAGATTTTCAGTACATGCTGAAACTATTATTTGTAGCGGAACTACCTTAACACTGGAAGGTATAAACTTTATTAATGGAGATCTTCAATGGCAATCTTCACCCGATAGCATAATTTGGTCTGATATAAACGGAGCGGATCAACTAACTGCATCAGTTGCCCCAATGAACAATATTTATTATAGATTAAAAATAACAGATCCATTATGTGAACCGGCTGAATTTTATACAAACACAAAATATGTTATGGTTGCAGATGCACCTGATATCCCTGTATTAGAGAATACGATCACTTGGGAAGACTCAATATTTTGGAGTTGGAGTATTGATTCAAATGTATCCTCTTATTTTTACAGTTTTGTAAATAATATAGATTCTGCTGTTAATATTGGTACTGACACAAGTTTTTTATATTCCGGTTTAGAATGTGACGAAAATTATACTGTCTATTTATGGGCTCAGAATGATTGTGGTTTCTCTGATGTACTTACTTTAAGTGCTTCTACAGAATCATGTCCTCCTTTTCAGTGTGAAATAGGGAAAGCCGGTCCTGCCGGAGGGATAGTTTTTTATTGTGATCAAAACGGGGGTGGACTTGAAGTTGCTTCTTCTGACTGGAATGATCAGGCAAATCCGAATACCCCAGTTGATCCAAATGCCCCCTGGGGTTGCTCCGGAGTTAGTATAGCTACCGGTGAAGCTTTTGGTACAGGGCAGTCGAATACAACTATGATAGTTAATGCCTGTATGGAACCTAATATTGCAGCCAGATGGTGCAATGATTATATTTTAATAGAGAATGGCAATGTATTTAATGATTGGTATTTGCCTTCCAGAGACGAGTTGACCCTAATATTTAATAATATAGGCGGCTCAACAAACCAAGGCGGCTTCAGAAATGTAACATACTGGAGTTCATCTCAGAGAACAGCTAATCAAGCTTATGGAAGGAATTTAATAACCGGGGCTGAAACTACTTTTGGTACTGCAAAGACAGGAATGATGGGAGTAAGAGCTATCAGAGCTTTTTAA
- the secG gene encoding preprotein translocase subunit SecG: MYILLTILILIICVILILIVLIQNPKGGGLSASFGGFGNQVLGARQTTDFLEKATWTLAIVLLVFSLSSGFFIPDRGQTIDRSELEGRTLQTPIPMENQNIPPTEFGGDE; this comes from the coding sequence ATGTATATATTACTTACCATTTTGATTCTGATAATTTGTGTAATACTCATTTTGATAGTATTAATTCAAAACCCGAAAGGTGGAGGATTAAGTGCTTCTTTCGGCGGATTTGGAAATCAGGTACTGGGAGCCAGACAAACTACAGACTTTCTGGAAAAAGCCACATGGACATTAGCCATTGTATTGCTTGTATTTAGTTTATCTTCAGGTTTTTTTATACCGGACAGAGGACAAACTATTGATAGAAGTGAATTGGAAGGAAGAACTTTACAAACTCCAATACCAATGGAAAATCAAAACATACCTCCAACTGAATTTGGTGGTGACGAATAG